The Juglans microcarpa x Juglans regia isolate MS1-56 chromosome 8S, Jm3101_v1.0, whole genome shotgun sequence genome has a window encoding:
- the LOC121243864 gene encoding 60S ribosomal protein L22-2-like, which translates to MSRRAASVGLKGKKKGATFVIDCEKPVEEKIMDIASLEKFLQERIKVGGKVSALCESITVVRKESKISITSDSNFSERYLKYLTKKYLKKHNVRDWLRVIASNKDKNVYFNIVENEGEEED; encoded by the coding sequence ATGAGTCGCAGGGCAGCATCAGTCGGACtgaaggggaagaagaagggagCCACATTCGTGATTGACTGCGAGAAGCCAGTTGAGGAAAAGATCATGGATATTGCCTCACTTGAGAAGTTCCTCCAGGAGAGGATCAAGGTCGGAGGCAAGGTCAGCGCTCTCTGTGAATCCATCACCGTCGTCCGCAAAGAGAGCAAAATCTCTATCACCTCTGACAGTAACTTCTCTGAAAGGTATCTCAAGTACTTGACTAAAAAGTACTTGAAGAAGCACAATGTGAGGGACTGGCTTCGGGTGATTGCTTCCAACAAAGACAAGAATGTTTACTTCAATATTGTCGAGAATGAGGGCGAGGAGGAAGACTGA